Proteins from a single region of Crassaminicella profunda:
- a CDS encoding RecB family exonuclease, with translation MKKRKPHLSCSSIRAFLDCNKKYQYQYLDKINVPQKQSVKHLSFGKSIHKTLGKFNKIKDQSQRNINTLHDLLRKNWVREGYSSIEEERTFGLRGLNMLTRYYKDPKDQGKETILIEEMLSIDLNEYILDGVLDKVYVTHDNNLEIIDYKTGNNMYPLDNLQLPIYLFLAKEKLGVYPNLVSYYFLSHNKKYTREVTKELIDDLSMDIHNLCTSIIETEDFHHNSTPYCKSNCQYYQLCSILNFKCNHSFNINTKLKN, from the coding sequence ATGAAAAAGCGGAAGCCACACCTTAGTTGTTCAAGCATTAGAGCTTTTCTAGATTGCAACAAGAAATATCAGTATCAATACTTAGATAAGATCAACGTTCCCCAAAAACAATCCGTAAAGCATTTATCTTTTGGCAAAAGCATTCACAAAACATTAGGCAAATTCAATAAAATAAAAGATCAATCTCAAAGAAACATAAATACCCTTCATGACCTACTGAGAAAGAATTGGGTTCGAGAAGGTTACAGCTCTATTGAAGAGGAAAGAACCTTTGGGCTAAGGGGTTTGAATATGCTCACTAGATATTATAAAGACCCAAAAGACCAAGGAAAAGAAACCATTCTTATTGAGGAGATGCTTTCTATAGATTTAAACGAATACATTCTTGATGGTGTCCTGGATAAAGTCTATGTCACTCATGACAACAATCTTGAAATCATTGACTATAAGACAGGAAATAACATGTATCCATTGGACAACCTCCAGCTTCCCATCTACTTATTTTTAGCCAAAGAAAAGCTAGGGGTTTATCCCAATTTGGTAAGCTACTATTTTTTATCCCACAATAAAAAATATACTAGGGAGGTTACAAAGGAATTAATAGATGACTTAAGCATGGATATACACAATCTATGCACATCCATTATTGAAACAGAAGATTTTCATCACAATAGTACCCCCTATTGCAAATCCAACTGCCAGTACTATCAGCTGTGTAGCATTTTAAATTTTAAATGTAATCATTCTTTCAATATAAATACTAAACTTAAAAACTAA
- a CDS encoding ABC transporter ATP-binding protein, with translation MEKIVEIKNISMNYHTLERETIAIKDLSFEVYKGEIVVIVGPSGCGKSTILSIISGLLKPSSGEVTVNGEPVNGTNKTIGYMFQKDHLFEWRNILNNVLIGLEIQDKLNKNTKSQTEKLLEMYGLGEFKDHYPRQLSGGMRQRVALIRTLAIQPELLLLDEPFSALDYQTRLAVADDIGNILKKEEKTAIMVTHDIAEAMSPKRQTNFRHKNNPRTYNKLSLDLFH, from the coding sequence GTGGAAAAGATTGTGGAGATTAAAAATATATCAATGAATTATCATACTTTAGAACGTGAAACAATCGCTATAAAAGATTTATCTTTTGAAGTCTACAAAGGAGAAATTGTTGTAATTGTAGGCCCTAGCGGATGTGGAAAGTCAACTATTTTGTCTATCATATCAGGACTACTTAAACCTTCCTCTGGAGAAGTAACTGTAAATGGTGAGCCTGTTAATGGTACAAATAAAACCATAGGCTATATGTTTCAAAAAGACCATCTATTCGAATGGAGGAATATTTTAAATAATGTTCTCATTGGACTAGAAATCCAAGACAAATTAAATAAAAATACAAAATCTCAAACAGAAAAACTACTAGAAATGTATGGCTTAGGTGAATTTAAAGATCATTACCCAAGACAATTATCTGGTGGCATGCGTCAAAGGGTAGCACTTATCAGAACCTTGGCAATCCAGCCTGAATTATTATTACTTGATGAACCTTTTTCGGCACTAGACTACCAAACTCGACTTGCCGTGGCTGATGACATAGGAAATATATTGAAAAAAGAAGAAAAAACAGCTATTATGGTGACCCATGACATAGCAGAAGCTATGTCTCCTAAAAGACAGACAAATTTTAGGCATAAAAATAATCCAAGGACATATAATAAGTTATCCTTGGATTTGTTTCATTAA
- a CDS encoding recombinase family protein has product MTTNSQQVIRKIDDYIRNKDTLDKDGHKKTLLDPTPEHYAAIYARISGKNDSFSLDSQKETCTKFIEENNLLLYKVYQDKESARIKHFYDRKEFKKLLSDMETGMFKNLVLIRRDRLSRRIDDFMHLRRIFKKHHVKVFYVKEGNLNFDSSSYITNFLENILMSISTLEPEYIYQRTKGGRQNLRYKGIFQCGNPPFGYSKVKGKKHDFEINTDEAELVKRIFATYKSSIIKDCNTLDALIESLNSNPIKKITKSFLKRILQRSIYGGKMIIEEDDSLDDCVIWDKDNGQYLLDEKKFMKCENFAKLVDWKDWKEVFLHFYFLEKGPLDQDYLFKNLLYCNTCKEPLMLKNGYYICKQQCMQVHIDNVIGIVFEQIIHEINAQYFQRIFQTKIKKINKKLTEEKKTLAQSRKNMRNKLDEYIITNDTSLKKEIASLQSDIQSTQENINEAGNEKLKLLNILNNLDAFKKQLGTFTPSDIQFFKENWQAYHYMLSKFIKKVVLKKSNGQNFSITITYKK; this is encoded by the coding sequence ATGACAACCAATTCTCAACAAGTAATAAGAAAAATTGATGACTACATAAGAAATAAAGATACTTTAGATAAGGATGGTCATAAAAAAACATTATTAGATCCTACACCTGAACATTATGCTGCCATTTATGCTAGAATATCAGGAAAAAATGACAGTTTTTCTTTAGATTCTCAGAAAGAAACCTGTACAAAGTTCATTGAAGAAAATAATCTACTTCTCTACAAAGTCTACCAAGACAAGGAATCAGCAAGAATAAAACATTTCTATGATCGAAAAGAGTTTAAAAAGCTTTTAAGTGATATGGAAACAGGCATGTTCAAAAACTTAGTACTCATTCGTAGGGATCGTCTCTCTAGAAGAATAGATGATTTCATGCACTTAAGAAGAATTTTTAAGAAGCATCATGTGAAAGTTTTTTATGTAAAAGAAGGTAATCTCAATTTCGACAGTAGCTCTTACATCACAAATTTCTTAGAGAATATATTAATGTCCATCAGCACATTAGAGCCTGAGTATATTTATCAAAGAACCAAAGGAGGTAGACAAAATCTTAGATATAAAGGAATTTTCCAATGTGGCAATCCTCCCTTTGGTTATAGCAAGGTTAAAGGTAAAAAGCATGACTTTGAGATTAACACAGATGAAGCAGAATTAGTCAAAAGGATATTTGCTACCTATAAAAGTTCTATCATCAAAGATTGCAATACCTTAGATGCCTTGATCGAAAGTTTAAACAGCAATCCTATTAAAAAAATCACTAAATCCTTCCTCAAAAGAATTCTACAACGTTCCATATACGGAGGAAAAATGATCATAGAAGAAGATGATTCCCTAGATGATTGTGTCATCTGGGATAAAGATAATGGACAGTATCTATTAGATGAAAAGAAATTTATGAAGTGTGAAAACTTTGCAAAGCTTGTAGATTGGAAAGACTGGAAAGAAGTATTCCTTCACTTCTATTTTCTTGAAAAAGGTCCGTTAGATCAGGACTATCTATTTAAAAATTTATTATATTGTAACACCTGCAAAGAACCTCTCATGCTTAAAAATGGATACTATATCTGTAAACAGCAATGTATGCAAGTTCACATAGATAATGTCATAGGAATAGTATTTGAACAGATTATTCATGAGATCAACGCCCAATATTTTCAGAGGATCTTTCAAACTAAGATTAAAAAGATCAACAAAAAACTTACTGAAGAAAAGAAAACACTTGCTCAATCAAGAAAAAATATGAGAAATAAATTAGATGAATACATTATTACTAATGATACATCATTAAAAAAAGAAATAGCCTCCTTACAAAGTGATATTCAATCAACTCAAGAAAATATTAATGAGGCAGGTAATGAAAAGCTTAAATTGCTAAATATTTTAAATAACCTGGATGCATTTAAGAAGCAATTAGGCACTTTTACGCCATCTGATATCCAATTCTTCAAAGAAAACTGGCAGGCTTATCACTATATGCTATCTAAATTCATTAAAAAGGTGGTGCTTAAAAAATCAAATGGACAAAATTTCAGTATCACAATTACCTATAAAAAATAA
- a CDS encoding recombinase family protein, whose product MDKISVSQLPIKNNPKEKAIAYLRVSTEDQKKDGHSIDSQKVYATKYAQKHKYEIIQFVEEYESASKVKFDDIGCENNLYIALKNRPKLLKIITSVNQSKFKHLIVSTRDRLARNLEVYVGIKLFLQKKGIELHFANPSESMNIENKGLEKFVELVFGSIAELEANLISDRARDGLSQKVRDGYWPAGYPPYGYVTECINPNSHKKKRILVPLLNEQKYIEEIFRLHNQYGYSYRKIAQLLNEHDNTNHWNKSKIKSIITNETYTGRIAWGRRSRRSYDVNNASMVYSPDEQCSAFITTDQWEQAKNIRHKKVSMKDSKYYSTPFLLRDKLACGNCGAILKAKNYGFYKNGNPREGVYRCDCTKKLKKDEKMILKKSIIEEKFINDFLANLTPEKTNIMWYYYSKTRDRILKENEDKIKRIDEEFTKKTQHISKLDDLIQCEDNETILEALKIQRPILQRELDILKSYKDELNAITANSFKTESDLVAALKKLFKQDFKHLSNERKRMIIDMLIDKVVVTKTNDNIKLTIYMATNINIL is encoded by the coding sequence ATGGACAAAATTTCAGTATCACAATTACCTATAAAAAATAATCCTAAAGAAAAAGCCATTGCATATTTAAGAGTTTCTACAGAAGATCAGAAGAAAGATGGGCATTCTATTGATTCACAAAAGGTATATGCTACAAAATACGCCCAAAAACACAAATATGAAATCATCCAATTTGTTGAAGAATACGAATCTGCCTCTAAAGTAAAGTTTGATGATATAGGCTGTGAAAACAATCTTTATATTGCTCTAAAGAATAGACCCAAACTACTAAAGATCATCACTTCAGTCAACCAATCAAAATTCAAGCACCTTATTGTCAGTACCCGTGACCGCCTTGCAAGAAATCTAGAAGTCTATGTAGGGATCAAGCTTTTTCTACAGAAAAAAGGCATAGAACTTCACTTTGCAAACCCTAGTGAATCTATGAATATTGAAAACAAAGGACTTGAAAAGTTTGTAGAATTAGTATTTGGTAGTATCGCTGAACTTGAAGCCAATCTTATATCCGATAGAGCCAGAGATGGTCTATCTCAAAAGGTCCGAGACGGCTATTGGCCTGCTGGATATCCCCCATATGGCTATGTTACAGAATGTATTAATCCAAATTCTCATAAGAAGAAACGGATTTTGGTTCCCTTATTAAACGAGCAAAAGTATATAGAAGAGATTTTCAGACTACACAATCAATACGGTTACAGCTACAGAAAAATAGCACAGCTTTTAAATGAACATGATAACACAAATCATTGGAACAAAAGTAAAATTAAAAGTATTATTACCAACGAAACTTATACAGGAAGAATTGCATGGGGAAGGCGTAGTCGTAGAAGTTATGATGTAAACAATGCATCTATGGTATATTCTCCTGATGAACAATGTTCTGCATTTATTACAACTGATCAATGGGAGCAAGCAAAAAATATACGGCATAAGAAAGTAAGTATGAAGGATTCTAAATACTACAGCACTCCATTTTTACTAAGAGATAAGCTTGCATGTGGTAACTGTGGAGCTATTTTAAAAGCTAAAAACTATGGATTTTATAAAAATGGTAATCCTCGAGAAGGAGTTTATCGATGTGATTGTACAAAAAAGTTAAAAAAAGATGAAAAAATGATTCTTAAAAAAAGTATCATTGAAGAAAAATTCATAAATGACTTTTTAGCTAATCTGACTCCTGAAAAAACAAATATCATGTGGTATTATTATTCCAAAACAAGAGATCGGATTTTGAAGGAAAATGAAGATAAGATCAAAAGAATTGATGAAGAATTTACAAAAAAAACACAGCACATCTCAAAATTAGATGATTTAATCCAATGTGAAGACAATGAAACCATTCTTGAAGCCTTAAAGATTCAAAGACCTATTCTACAAAGAGAACTGGATATCCTAAAATCCTATAAGGATGAATTAAATGCTATTACCGCTAATTCATTTAAAACTGAATCAGATTTAGTAGCTGCCTTGAAAAAATTATTCAAACAGGATTTTAAGCATCTATCTAACGAACGAAAAAGGATGATCATAGATATGCTAATCGATAAGGTAGTTGTTACCAAGACAAACGATAACATCAAATTAACCATCTACATGGCGACAAATATCAATATTTTATAG
- a CDS encoding ABC transporter ATP-binding protein, whose product MEKIVDIKNISMNYHTLERETLALKNLSFEVYKGEIVVIVGPSGCGKSTILSIISGLLKPSSGKIIVNGEPVNGTNKTIGYMFQKDHLFEWRNILNNVLIGLEIQNKLNEDTKAKTEKLLEMYGLGEFKNHYPRQLSGGMRQRVALIRTLAIQPELLLLDEPFSALDYQTRLAVADDIGRILKKEKNTALMVTHDIAEAISSKRQTNLWHKNNPRTYNGRLSLDFY is encoded by the coding sequence ATGGAAAAGATTGTAGACATTAAAAATATATCCATGAACTATCATACTTTAGAACGTGAAACACTCGCACTAAAGAATCTATCTTTTGAAGTGTACAAGGGAGAAATCGTTGTAATCGTAGGTCCTAGTGGATGTGGAAAATCAACTATTTTGTCCATTATATCTGGACTTCTGAAACCTTCTTCTGGAAAAATTATTGTAAATGGTGAACCAGTAAACGGTACAAACAAAACAATAGGCTACATGTTCCAAAAGGATCATTTATTTGAATGGAGGAATATATTAAATAATGTTCTCATTGGACTAGAGATACAAAACAAATTAAATGAAGATACAAAAGCTAAAACAGAAAAGCTACTAGAAATGTATGGGTTAGGTGAGTTTAAAAATCACTACCCAAGACAACTATCTGGTGGTATGCGCCAAAGAGTAGCACTTATTAGAACCTTAGCAATCCAGCCTGAACTACTACTTCTTGATGAACCTTTTTCGGCATTAGACTACCAAACTCGACTTGCTGTGGCAGACGACATAGGTCGTATATTAAAAAAGGAGAAAAATACAGCTCTTATGGTAACACATGACATAGCAGAAGCTATATCTTCTAAAAGACAGACAAATTTGTGGCATAAAAATAATCCAAGGACATATAATGGTAGGTTATCCTTGGATTTTTATTAA
- a CDS encoding Rpn family recombination-promoting nuclease/putative transposase, with product MKDKIKHEHDLGYKEILSHKKTFLEFLRSFVKKDWVKLIDEENLILIDKEFILKDFKQEEADIVYKVNIDGKDIIFYVLLELQSKVDYRMPIRLLMYMTEIWREELTNTEDKVKKRKDYRLPVIVPIVLYNGKNKWTAARNFKEILNGYELFEENIIDFRYMLFDVNRMKEEELLEIANLVSSIFLLDQDVAIEEILKRLKLIGRILGKKGSKEQIQIFNRWMMNVFKKRFDERIGEHVYQALEKTNHMEVEEMISNLGRKIEEEFKHREEKGIQKGKMETAKNLLLMGIDIPTIIKATGLSNDDIEKIKSEMN from the coding sequence ATGAAGGATAAAATCAAGCACGAACATGATTTAGGATATAAGGAAATTCTTTCGCATAAGAAAACTTTTCTTGAATTTTTAAGAAGTTTTGTAAAGAAAGATTGGGTAAAATTAATAGATGAAGAGAATTTGATTTTAATAGATAAAGAATTTATATTGAAAGATTTCAAACAGGAAGAAGCAGATATCGTTTATAAAGTGAATATAGATGGAAAAGATATCATATTTTATGTGTTATTAGAATTGCAATCCAAAGTAGATTATAGAATGCCTATACGACTACTCATGTATATGACTGAAATATGGAGAGAAGAACTTACGAATACAGAAGATAAAGTTAAAAAAAGAAAAGACTATAGACTGCCAGTGATTGTGCCGATTGTTTTATATAATGGTAAAAATAAATGGACAGCAGCAAGAAATTTCAAAGAAATTTTGAACGGCTATGAGTTATTTGAAGAAAATATTATAGATTTTCGATATATGCTCTTTGATGTAAATAGAATGAAAGAAGAGGAACTATTAGAGATTGCCAATTTAGTAAGTTCAATATTTTTACTAGATCAGGATGTAGCCATAGAAGAAATTTTAAAGAGGCTAAAGTTAATAGGTAGAATCCTTGGGAAAAAAGGATCGAAAGAGCAAATACAAATATTCAATAGATGGATGATGAATGTATTTAAAAAAAGGTTTGACGAAAGAATAGGGGAACATGTGTATCAGGCATTAGAAAAAACTAATCATATGGAGGTGGAGGAAATGATTAGCAATTTAGGTAGGAAGATTGAAGAAGAGTTTAAACATAGGGAAGAAAAAGGAATACAAAAAGGGAAAATGGAAACAGCAAAAAATTTATTATTAATGGGAATAGATATACCTACTATTATAAAAGCAACAGGTTTAAGTAATGATGATATTGAAAAAATCAAATCAGAGATGAATTAA
- a CDS encoding helix-turn-helix domain-containing protein, with the protein MPEIYKELGQKIKKYRKSKNLTTAEFATLLNISAGHLSNIENGTYDIFRLELLFKIANELNISLEELLQFECIDVKNILLNSDIKSISTNPSPSDLAYINKWLNALAITYLSTIDNFKTNKDAIESITNHLIDELHLIKKIG; encoded by the coding sequence ATGCCTGAAATATATAAAGAACTTGGTCAAAAAATAAAAAAATATCGAAAAAGCAAAAACCTCACAACAGCTGAATTTGCAACCCTATTAAATATTTCAGCTGGACATTTAAGCAATATCGAAAACGGTACATATGACATATTTCGCTTAGAACTACTCTTCAAAATTGCAAATGAACTTAACATAAGTCTAGAAGAGCTTCTTCAGTTTGAATGTATTGATGTAAAGAATATACTATTAAACAGTGATATAAAAAGCATTTCTACTAATCCATCTCCTTCTGATCTAGCATACATAAACAAATGGCTAAATGCTCTAGCCATTACCTACTTATCTACCATCGATAATTTTAAAACCAACAAAGATGCTATTGAATCCATCACTAATCATCTAATCGATGAATTGCATTTAATCAAGAAAATAGGCTAA
- a CDS encoding McrC family protein → MSKHICIREAYDWIHLGNEENQLKEAEYNELLKYLDDKKENFKTGIIDIKYKKIRFINYVGIISFGNVVIEILPKISLSKDKQKDKEVLLQMLSECNKLTFDIDESMSLNLKDYDLIELIAKFFVKSLQEQLHRGPYFEYINKEENLNVIRGKLLLTNHIKVNYANKVKAYCRYDEYSENNFLNTVFKTVCLVILRKVSNDDINNDIKRIVSLLDNVYLGYIDKNKLIKYKFNRQNDRFKEAYEFAKLILLNLSMENSIGDDSAFSMLFEINTLYEEYIGNMISKLWNSEYRECLLQNNSKYLLKNTQSGRGNFNLKPDIVLNDNKTDYDILIDTKWKSVDSKIEPSDMYQMYAYISRYIKAKKCILLYPCAIEDKEYSKWNLFEPFEDKSIEVKTVRLDSVDNTIEDLNEILEL, encoded by the coding sequence ATGAGTAAGCATATATGTATAAGAGAAGCTTATGACTGGATACATTTAGGAAATGAAGAGAATCAATTAAAAGAAGCTGAATATAATGAATTACTGAAATACTTGGATGATAAAAAAGAGAATTTTAAGACAGGTATTATAGACATTAAATATAAAAAAATAAGGTTTATAAATTATGTAGGTATAATATCCTTTGGAAATGTTGTTATAGAGATATTACCGAAGATATCTTTAAGTAAGGATAAACAAAAAGATAAAGAAGTGTTATTACAAATGCTATCCGAATGTAATAAATTGACATTTGATATAGATGAAAGTATGAGCCTGAATTTAAAAGATTATGACTTAATAGAATTGATAGCTAAGTTCTTCGTAAAGAGCCTTCAAGAACAGTTACATAGAGGACCTTACTTTGAATACATAAATAAGGAAGAAAATCTCAATGTCATAAGAGGTAAATTATTATTAACTAATCATATTAAGGTGAATTACGCAAATAAGGTTAAGGCATATTGCAGGTATGATGAATATAGTGAAAATAACTTTTTAAATACAGTATTTAAAACTGTTTGCTTAGTTATTTTGCGTAAAGTAAGTAATGATGATATTAATAATGATATAAAGAGAATAGTATCACTTTTAGATAATGTTTATTTAGGTTATATAGATAAAAATAAGTTAATTAAGTATAAGTTTAATAGGCAAAATGATAGGTTCAAAGAAGCGTATGAATTTGCAAAATTGATATTATTGAATTTATCAATGGAAAATAGCATTGGAGATGATAGCGCATTTTCTATGTTATTTGAAATCAATACTTTGTATGAAGAATATATAGGCAACATGATAAGCAAGCTATGGAATAGTGAGTATAGAGAGTGTTTGTTGCAAAATAATAGTAAATATCTTTTAAAAAATACACAAAGTGGTAGAGGAAACTTTAATTTAAAGCCAGATATTGTTCTTAATGATAATAAAACGGATTATGACATACTAATAGATACTAAATGGAAGTCTGTTGATTCTAAGATAGAACCAAGTGATATGTATCAGATGTATGCGTATATAAGTAGATATATAAAAGCTAAGAAATGTATACTTCTATATCCTTGTGCTATAGAAGATAAGGAATATAGTAAGTGGAATTTATTTGAACCATTTGAAGATAAAAGTATAGAGGTTAAGACTGTTAGATTGGATAGCGTAGATAACACTATAGAAGATTTGAATGAAATATTAGAATTATAA
- a CDS encoding McrB family protein, protein MTEKKEINNCWYLEEMFYEKSDDPEKLLNNNIIALGFDKNVDLREAIDDDVDIEEYIQENCKVENSINDFTKIKKGDYILYRAYKKDKDSIDRITYIGEVKKGFRDGYKLNSNLGHTLPIKWIDSKCIELKQSIYTGSLKKIEKEEVKDYLGDIGLEKDEGLSNELESSINNKWRLKNYYCSDVQECIDNNEIIISPRTIEQINNLNSMKKDDYIFVYNAQKVLNKKNTTKRTLKGVCKIKADLNKEYTEQDYKLNVEWIEEAEVIDENFSAIIEFRKDRRSFRRIISNTIFNKSLNTILYGPPGTGKTYNVTDKSLQIINYLGYSRAISTTHNIRKFIMRGVNNLTKAGRMQFCTFHQAYGYEEFIEGLKSDGDGNFKPEDGVLKGIALEACYEGLKIEKKIELEIDKDNLKPSDIKERKKKLVLENIHNNDSFDFSEAKTYILIIDEINRGNIAKIFGELITLLEEDKRLTKENQVTAKLPYSKEEFCLPPNLYIIGTMNTADKSIALMDVALRRRFRFEEMMPNPSLLQTVDNIDLKIMLEKINDRIEFLYDRDYMIGHAYLINVKNIDDISDVFKNKIIPLLQEYFYDDWEKIGLILGGIGKNESDKCIVYKKDIRAFDLFKDNSIANKYGSKTKYYIKSSIGFEELKNIYE, encoded by the coding sequence ATGACAGAAAAAAAAGAAATAAACAATTGTTGGTATTTAGAAGAAATGTTTTATGAAAAAAGTGATGATCCTGAGAAACTATTGAATAATAATATCATAGCTTTAGGATTTGATAAAAATGTAGATCTAAGAGAAGCAATAGATGACGATGTAGATATAGAAGAATATATTCAGGAAAACTGTAAAGTTGAAAATTCTATAAATGATTTTACGAAAATAAAAAAAGGAGATTATATTTTATATAGAGCATATAAAAAAGATAAAGATAGCATAGATAGGATAACTTATATAGGTGAAGTAAAAAAAGGTTTTAGGGATGGATATAAACTGAATTCAAATTTAGGACATACTCTACCTATAAAATGGATAGATAGTAAGTGCATAGAATTAAAACAATCAATATATACAGGTTCATTAAAAAAAATAGAGAAAGAAGAAGTTAAAGATTATTTAGGGGATATAGGACTAGAAAAAGATGAAGGATTAAGTAATGAACTAGAAAGTAGTATAAATAATAAATGGAGGTTGAAAAATTATTACTGTAGTGATGTACAAGAATGTATAGATAATAATGAAATAATAATTTCACCAAGAACAATAGAGCAAATAAATAATTTAAACAGTATGAAGAAAGACGATTATATATTTGTCTATAATGCACAAAAGGTACTAAATAAGAAAAATACTACAAAGAGAACTTTAAAAGGTGTATGTAAAATTAAGGCAGATTTAAATAAAGAGTACACAGAACAAGATTATAAGTTAAATGTTGAATGGATAGAAGAAGCAGAGGTAATAGATGAAAATTTTTCTGCAATAATTGAATTTAGGAAGGATAGGAGGAGTTTTAGAAGGATTATAAGTAATACTATATTTAATAAATCCTTAAACACAATTCTTTACGGACCACCTGGAACTGGTAAGACTTATAATGTTACAGATAAATCGCTACAAATAATTAATTACTTAGGGTATAGTAGAGCAATAAGTACTACTCATAATATTAGAAAATTTATAATGAGAGGAGTAAACAATCTTACAAAGGCAGGTAGAATGCAATTTTGTACATTTCATCAAGCTTATGGATATGAAGAATTTATAGAAGGGCTAAAATCTGATGGAGATGGAAATTTTAAACCTGAAGATGGAGTTCTTAAAGGGATAGCTTTAGAAGCTTGTTATGAAGGACTTAAAATTGAAAAAAAAATAGAACTTGAAATAGATAAAGATAACTTAAAGCCATCAGATATAAAAGAACGTAAAAAGAAATTAGTATTAGAAAATATTCATAACAATGACAGTTTTGATTTCAGTGAAGCTAAGACATATATACTGATAATAGATGAAATCAATAGGGGGAATATAGCGAAAATATTTGGAGAATTAATCACATTGCTTGAAGAGGATAAAAGATTAACTAAAGAGAATCAAGTAACTGCAAAATTACCATATTCAAAAGAAGAATTTTGTTTGCCACCAAACTTATACATAATAGGAACAATGAACACAGCAGATAAATCTATAGCTCTTATGGATGTTGCACTTAGAAGAAGGTTTCGCTTTGAAGAAATGATGCCCAATCCTAGTTTGCTGCAAACAGTAGATAATATAGATTTAAAGATAATGCTTGAAAAGATAAATGATAGAATAGAATTTTTATATGATAGAGATTATATGATAGGACATGCTTATTTAATAAATGTAAAAAATATAGATGATATATCAGATGTATTTAAAAATAAGATAATTCCTTTACTACAAGAGTATTTCTATGATGATTGGGAAAAGATAGGACTAATTTTAGGTGGTATTGGTAAGAATGAAAGTGACAAATGCATAGTTTATAAAAAAGACATTAGAGCTTTTGATTTATTTAAAGATAATAGTATCGCTAATAAGTATGGAAGTAAAACTAAGTATTACATAAAATCTAGCATAGGTTTTGAGGAGCTGAAAAATATATATGAGTAA